A section of the Humulus lupulus chromosome 2, drHumLupu1.1, whole genome shotgun sequence genome encodes:
- the LOC133814037 gene encoding uncharacterized protein LOC133814037: MAEKQSGFIKGRNIGQNVLDCQDLLKHYGRSNCKPSCIIQMDIRKAYDTLDYDFLEEMLEAYGFPSKFIKLIMVCVKTPKFSLLINGMLHGFFSSNRGLRHGDPISPLLFVLCMEYLNRILTKVARHENFRFHDRCSDLQLTHMCFADDVILFTHGDFMSIYLMLQGVELFSKSSGLQINNSKTEIICRGMANEEIQRVLHVSKFREGSLPIKYLGIPINSKGISAVDCASIVDKMLLRSVKSICKAFLWKGAKEFDGAGNVAWEDVCKSKAKGGLGIRDVDLWNIAAIGKYVWAVAKNKESLWVKWVHSVYLKGTSWWTYESSATASWQWKKIVAVKNKLKSLYSLQTFCETEYSVRKVYWKLKENENSVKLSWTRVIWSAHNVPKYSFIAWLAQLNRLKTRKRLFQHGVIDDPNCLICGEGEEDIYHLFFGCCYSNSCLAKISEWLGWSTSDRTLNGLLRWLKGVSQVRKRVYSMTLIAAVYQIWKVRNFAL; the protein is encoded by the exons ATGGCGGAGAAGCAAAGTGGTTTTATTAAAGGTAGAAACATAGGTCAAAATGTGTTGGATTGCCAGGACTTATTGAAGCATTATGGACGGAGTAATTGCAAGCCTAGCTGCATTATTCAGATGGATATTAGGAAGGCTTATGATACCTTGGACTATGATTTTTTAGAAGAAATGCTTGAGGCTTATGGGTTTCCTAGTAAGTTCATAAAGTTAATCATGGTTTGTGTGAAAACTCCCAAATTCTCTCTATTGATAAATGGGATGCTTCATGGCTTTTTCAGCTCTAATCGTGGTCTAAGGCATGGAGACCCGATCTCCCCTTTACTCTTTGTTCTTTGTATGGAATATCTTAACAGAATCTTGACGAAGGTGGCTCGCCATGAGAATTTCAGATTTCATGATAGATGCTCAGATCTTCAACTAACACATATGTGTTTTGCCGATGATGTGATTTTATTCACGCATGGCGATTTTATGTCCATATATTTGATGCTGCAAGGTGTTGAGCTGTTTTCCAAGTCCTCGGGTCTGCAAATCAACAATAGCAAAACAGAGATTATTTGTAGAGGTATGGCGAATGAAGAGATTCAAAGAGTTCTTCATGTTTCTAAGTTTAGGGAGGGGAGTTTACCTATCAAATATCTTGGTATTCCTATTAATTCTAAGGGTATTTCGGCTGTTGATTGTGCCTCCATTGTTGATAAAATG CTTTTACGCAGTGTGAAATCCATTTGTAAGGCTTTTCTGTGGAAGGGAGCTAAGGAATTTGATGGTGCAGGAAATGTGGCCTGGGAAGATGTTTGTAAGAGTAAAGCTAAAGGAGGTCTGGGTATTAGGGATGTAGATTTATGGAATATAGCTGCAATAGGTAAATATGTTTGGGCTGTGGCTAAGAATAAAGAGAGTCTGTGGGTTAAATGGGTGCACTCAGTCTATCTTAAAGGAACTTCTTGGTGGACCTATGAATCTTCAGCTACTGCAAGTTGGCAATGGAAAAAAATAGTGGCAGTTAAGAACAAGCTGAAGAGTTTATATTCCCTCCAAACTTTCTGTGAAACTGAGTATAGTGTTAGAAAGGTGTACTGGAAGCTTAAGGAAAATGAGAATTCAGTGAAGCTTTCTTGGACTCGAGTAATTTGGAGTGCTCATAATGTTCCTAAGTATTCTTTCATTGCTTGGCTTGCTCAACTTAATCGCCTTAAGACTAGGAAGCGCCTCTTTCAACATGGTGTTATAGATGATCCTAATTGTCTGATTTGTGGGGAGGGGGAAGAAGATATCTATCATCTCTTTTTTGGCTGCTGTTATAGTAATTCTTGTTTGGCTAAGATTAGTGAATGGTTGGGCTGGAGTACTAGTGACAGAACCTTAAATGGATTATTAAGGTGGCTTAAAGGTGTTTCTCAGGTCAGGAAAAGAGTTTATTCCATGACTTTGATAGCAGCTGTGTATCAAATTTGGAAGGTTCGGAACTTTGCTCTTTAG